A stretch of the Archangium violaceum genome encodes the following:
- a CDS encoding hybrid sensor histidine kinase/response regulator, translated as MDRDRLAQALMATFLEELEEHVAALNRDLLALEKNPAPPRFGELMTSLLRTVHSVKGASRAVSAGVIEMACHRLEEVLAAVQRLMRAPPELMELCFTAADALDDAGRRLAQKQDMKGSPLEALLPRLEAAARAPGSLRPAPPVALEPVRTTQPGTPPPSTPPEAPAPAAEGLPVRVSAQKLDALLARSGELRVAGLRMEGRVELLETVREELHQLRLQLKGAEETAARRLETRLAQLGRALAADRRTLLQATSGLDEEVRRARTLPFAEACAGLERTTRDLAHAAGKEVGLEVRGGALELDRSLLQGLREPLLHLVRNAVAHGVETPAERREAGKPEEGRVTLSARLRGGRVQVMVEDDGRGLDLASIRARARARGLPVLEDAGDVRLIFMSGLSTADSVTAVSGRGVGLDVVRSQVEGMRGGVDVTFEPGQGTRFVLDVPLTLSTLRVLLVTAGGQTFAVAGESVERLLRLGPGDVRVVEGRQLWTAPQALVPLATLATVLGLPDSVPRARPGAMVLGSGELRAVLVVDEVVAEQEVLIRGLGARIRRARHVTGMAVLPDGRLAPLLNAHSLVRAAEGRTAPSGLFPTPVEKKARRRVLLADDSMTTRALEQSILEAAGYDVLACVDGQEAWDRLQAEGAEAIVSDVEMPRMDGFALTEAVRGSPRFNRLPVVLVTARSKPEDRARGLQVGASAYLVKSAFDQTQLLETLRQLL; from the coding sequence ATGGACCGGGACAGGCTCGCCCAGGCGTTGATGGCCACGTTCCTCGAGGAGCTCGAGGAGCACGTGGCCGCGCTCAACCGGGACCTGCTCGCGCTGGAGAAGAACCCCGCGCCCCCTCGCTTCGGCGAGCTGATGACGTCGCTGCTGCGCACGGTGCACAGCGTGAAGGGAGCCTCTCGGGCGGTGAGCGCGGGCGTCATCGAGATGGCCTGCCACCGGCTGGAGGAAGTCCTCGCGGCGGTGCAGCGCCTGATGCGCGCGCCCCCGGAGCTGATGGAGCTGTGCTTCACCGCCGCGGACGCGCTGGACGACGCGGGGCGGCGGCTGGCGCAGAAGCAGGACATGAAGGGCTCGCCGCTGGAGGCCCTGCTGCCCCGGCTGGAGGCGGCGGCCCGTGCCCCCGGGTCCCTCCGGCCCGCGCCCCCGGTGGCCCTGGAGCCGGTACGCACCACCCAGCCCGGGACGCCCCCTCCCTCAACTCCCCCGGAGGCTCCCGCCCCGGCAGCGGAGGGATTGCCGGTGCGCGTATCCGCCCAGAAGCTGGACGCCCTGCTGGCCCGGAGCGGCGAGCTGCGCGTGGCGGGCCTGCGCATGGAAGGCCGGGTGGAGCTGCTGGAGACGGTGCGCGAGGAGTTGCACCAGCTCCGCCTCCAGTTGAAGGGCGCGGAGGAAACGGCGGCGCGGCGGTTGGAGACGCGGCTGGCGCAGCTCGGCCGGGCGCTCGCGGCGGACCGGCGGACGCTGCTGCAGGCCACGAGCGGCCTGGACGAGGAGGTGAGGCGCGCGCGCACGCTGCCCTTCGCCGAGGCCTGCGCGGGACTGGAGCGCACCACGCGGGACCTGGCACACGCCGCGGGCAAGGAGGTGGGGCTCGAGGTGCGGGGTGGCGCGCTGGAGCTGGACCGCTCGCTGTTGCAGGGCCTGCGCGAGCCCCTGCTGCACCTGGTGCGCAACGCGGTGGCGCACGGGGTGGAGACGCCAGCGGAGCGGCGCGAGGCGGGCAAGCCCGAGGAGGGCCGGGTGACGTTGTCCGCGAGGCTGCGCGGGGGCCGGGTGCAGGTGATGGTGGAGGACGACGGGCGGGGGTTGGACCTGGCCAGCATCCGCGCGCGGGCGCGGGCCCGGGGACTCCCCGTGCTGGAGGACGCCGGGGACGTGCGGCTCATCTTCATGTCCGGCCTGTCCACGGCGGATTCGGTGACGGCCGTGTCCGGCCGCGGGGTGGGGCTGGACGTGGTGCGCTCGCAGGTGGAAGGGATGCGCGGCGGCGTGGACGTGACCTTCGAGCCGGGCCAGGGCACGCGCTTCGTCCTGGACGTGCCCCTCACGCTCAGCACGCTGCGGGTGCTGCTGGTGACGGCGGGAGGGCAGACCTTCGCGGTGGCGGGAGAGAGCGTGGAGCGGCTGTTGCGCCTGGGGCCCGGGGACGTCCGGGTGGTGGAGGGACGACAGCTGTGGACGGCGCCCCAGGCCCTGGTGCCACTGGCCACGCTGGCCACGGTGCTCGGCCTGCCCGACAGTGTGCCGCGCGCACGCCCCGGGGCCATGGTGCTCGGCTCGGGCGAGCTGCGCGCCGTGCTGGTGGTGGACGAGGTGGTGGCCGAGCAGGAGGTGCTCATCCGCGGCCTGGGTGCGCGCATCCGCCGCGCGCGCCACGTCACGGGAATGGCGGTGCTGCCGGACGGGCGCCTGGCCCCCCTGCTCAACGCCCACTCGCTGGTGCGCGCCGCCGAGGGCCGCACCGCCCCCTCGGGCCTCTTCCCCACTCCCGTCGAGAAGAAGGCCCGCCGGCGCGTCCTGCTCGCCGACGACTCGATGACCACCCGCGCCCTGGAGCAGAGCATCCTCGAGGCGGCCGGCTACGACGTGCTCGCGTGCGTGGACGGGCAGGAGGCCTGGGATCGGCTGCAGGCGGAGGGAGCCGAGGCCATCGTCTCGGACGTGGAGATGCCGCGCATGGACGGCTTCGCCCTCACCGAGGCGGTGCGCGGTTCACCGCGCTTCAACCGGCTGCCCGTGGTACTCGTCACCGCGCGCTCCAAGCCCGAGGACAGGGCGCGGGGCCTCCAGGTGGGCGCCAGCGCCTACCTGGTGAAGAGCGCATTCGACCAGACCCAACTGCTGGAGACCCTGAGGCAGCTCCTATGA
- the cheB gene encoding chemotaxis-specific protein-glutamate methyltransferase CheB — translation MKPDKLRVLVAEDSPTARRLLVEILRADPAFEVVGEAKDGLEALELTRRLRPDLVTMDIQMPNMDGLEATKRIMTEVPTPVVVVSTLVERDIQTSMAALRSGALAVLQKLVGPQAPDFEDEARRLRDTVKAMAEVKVVRHWPTREAPPTPSPPMTPARRTRPALLAIAASTGGPAALHRILSELPAGYPLPILVVQHIALGFARGLATWLDSVCPLEVKVAEDGEALRPGVVYIAPDDRHLGVRADRYVEVSNAAPVGGFRPSGSWLFRSASRVFGPSMAAAVLTGMGQDGLDGLREVHEVGGWVMAQDEATSVIYGMPGVAVAAGIADEILPLGDFSRRFRELAGLEGEPV, via the coding sequence ATGAAGCCCGACAAGCTCCGCGTTCTCGTCGCCGAAGACTCCCCCACCGCCCGGCGCCTGCTGGTGGAAATCCTGCGCGCCGACCCCGCCTTCGAGGTGGTGGGCGAGGCGAAGGACGGCCTGGAGGCACTGGAGCTCACGCGCCGCCTGCGGCCGGACCTGGTCACCATGGACATCCAGATGCCGAACATGGATGGACTGGAGGCCACCAAGCGCATCATGACGGAGGTGCCCACACCGGTGGTGGTGGTGTCCACACTGGTGGAGCGAGACATCCAGACGTCCATGGCCGCGCTGCGCTCCGGAGCGCTGGCGGTGCTGCAGAAGCTGGTGGGCCCGCAGGCGCCGGACTTCGAGGACGAGGCCCGAAGGCTGCGCGACACGGTGAAGGCCATGGCCGAGGTGAAGGTGGTCCGGCACTGGCCCACGCGCGAGGCCCCTCCCACGCCGAGTCCTCCGATGACGCCGGCCCGCAGGACCAGGCCCGCGCTGCTGGCCATCGCCGCCTCCACGGGAGGCCCCGCGGCGCTGCACCGCATCCTCTCGGAGCTGCCCGCCGGCTACCCGCTGCCCATCCTCGTGGTGCAGCACATCGCCCTGGGCTTCGCCCGCGGACTGGCCACGTGGCTGGACAGTGTGTGCCCGTTGGAGGTGAAGGTGGCCGAGGACGGCGAGGCCCTGCGTCCGGGCGTCGTCTACATCGCCCCGGATGATCGGCACCTCGGGGTGCGGGCCGACAGGTACGTGGAGGTGTCCAACGCGGCGCCGGTGGGCGGCTTCCGGCCCTCCGGCTCCTGGCTCTTCCGCTCGGCGAGCCGGGTCTTTGGCCCTTCCATGGCCGCCGCGGTCCTCACGGGAATGGGACAGGATGGTCTGGATGGTTTGCGGGAGGTGCATGAAGTCGGCGGCTGGGTGATGGCCCAGGACGAGGCCACCAGCGTCATCTACGGGATGCCTGGCGTGGCGGTGGCCGCCGGAATCGCCGATGAGATCCTCCCGCTGGGCGACTTCTCCCGGCGCTTCCGGGAGCTCGCCGGCCTGGAGGGCGAGCCGGTATAA
- a CDS encoding ATP-binding protein codes for MSLPTSGFEMAFKALPEPSYLLDEAGRLLACSTVGASVLGMPPELLAGQSWARLALGAEEAALLESGRAVALATGAPHSVQATWPSATGARPHTFCFTPVADGSGPARVLVTVRPLTEAEAVYSRALALEQASRAEVEAAERRQSFLYQAMTTLFAHPPDPQGMYTLLAHLAVPDLADWCLVDAVEQGPWVSRVAVAHLDPTQTEQANALSRRFERREAPVGVLRVLHTGEPELVPAVTDSLLRAAASEPEHPAMLSLLQARSYMIIPLKARGHTLGAVTFVSAASGRRYGPSDLALAEDLCVRASLAIDNARLFGESRRATRAREDLLAVVSHDLKNPLGVVQLASALLLRGAQGKPGSEQVQKQAGRIQAAADRMGRLISDLLDWGRIEAGGLPLEPSEQDLASLVTEALESVRPLAEARGLRVTAELPDEGVRVKCDRTRVLQVFGNLLGNAVKFTPDGGQLTAGARVLRDEVQLWVKDTGTGIRPEALPHVFERYWQAKDAESRGTGLGLTIAKGIVEAHGGRIWARSEWGQGSTFTFSLPMHGKSARRNTHSAM; via the coding sequence ATGAGTCTGCCCACGTCCGGATTCGAGATGGCGTTCAAGGCCCTGCCGGAACCGTCCTACCTCCTGGACGAGGCGGGCCGTCTGCTGGCCTGCAGCACGGTAGGCGCGAGCGTCCTGGGAATGCCCCCGGAGCTGCTCGCCGGCCAGTCCTGGGCCCGGTTGGCGCTCGGCGCCGAGGAAGCGGCCCTGCTGGAGTCCGGCAGGGCCGTGGCGCTGGCCACCGGAGCGCCGCACTCGGTGCAGGCCACCTGGCCGAGCGCGACGGGGGCCCGCCCCCATACCTTCTGCTTCACCCCGGTGGCTGACGGCTCGGGACCCGCGCGGGTGTTGGTGACGGTGCGTCCGCTCACCGAAGCGGAGGCCGTGTATTCGCGCGCCCTGGCGCTGGAGCAGGCCTCGCGCGCCGAGGTGGAGGCCGCCGAGCGCCGGCAGTCCTTCCTCTACCAGGCGATGACGACGCTCTTCGCCCATCCGCCGGATCCACAGGGCATGTACACGCTGCTGGCCCACCTGGCGGTGCCGGACCTGGCGGACTGGTGCCTGGTGGACGCGGTGGAGCAGGGCCCGTGGGTGTCGCGCGTGGCGGTGGCGCACCTGGACCCGACGCAGACGGAGCAGGCGAACGCGCTGTCCAGGCGCTTCGAGCGGCGCGAGGCGCCCGTGGGCGTGCTGCGGGTGCTGCACACCGGAGAGCCCGAGCTGGTCCCGGCGGTGACGGACTCCCTGCTGCGCGCGGCCGCCTCCGAGCCCGAGCACCCGGCGATGCTCAGCCTGCTGCAGGCGCGCTCGTACATGATCATCCCGCTGAAGGCGCGGGGGCACACGCTGGGGGCGGTGACGTTCGTCTCGGCGGCCTCGGGGCGGCGCTACGGCCCGAGCGACCTGGCGCTGGCGGAGGACCTGTGCGTGCGGGCCAGCCTGGCCATCGACAACGCGCGGCTCTTCGGCGAGTCGCGGCGGGCGACGCGGGCGCGCGAGGATCTGCTGGCGGTGGTGTCGCACGATCTGAAGAACCCGCTGGGAGTGGTGCAGCTGGCATCGGCGCTGCTGCTGCGGGGCGCACAGGGGAAGCCGGGCAGCGAGCAGGTGCAGAAGCAGGCGGGCCGCATCCAGGCGGCGGCGGACCGGATGGGCCGGCTCATCTCGGACCTGTTGGACTGGGGCCGGATCGAAGCGGGCGGACTGCCGTTGGAGCCGTCGGAGCAGGACCTGGCGTCGCTGGTGACGGAGGCGCTGGAGAGCGTGCGTCCGCTGGCGGAGGCACGGGGGCTGAGGGTGACGGCGGAGCTGCCGGACGAGGGCGTGCGGGTGAAGTGCGACCGGACGCGGGTGTTGCAGGTGTTCGGCAACCTGCTGGGCAACGCGGTGAAGTTCACACCGGACGGCGGGCAGCTGACGGCGGGAGCACGGGTGTTACGGGACGAGGTGCAGCTGTGGGTGAAGGACACGGGCACGGGAATCCGGCCCGAGGCGCTGCCGCACGTCTTCGAGCGCTACTGGCAGGCGAAGGACGCGGAGAGCCGGGGCACGGGCCTGGGGCTGACGATCGCCAAGGGCATCGTGGAGGCGCACGGGGGCCGCATCTGGGCGAGGAGCGAGTGGGGCCAGGGCAGCACCTTCACCTTCTCGCTACCGATGCACGGCAAGAGCGCGAGGCGGAACACCCACTCCGCCATGTAA
- a CDS encoding glycoside hydrolase family 1 protein — protein sequence MSSRALFLGLALLTSCSERPSFDPATVNATPIGKGLPRDFLLGTSTSSHQIEGGNENDWAEWERGSFPDGTPHIKDRSVSGPASDSWNRFDEDVALMKRLGSNAYRFGIEWSRLEPTPGAWNTEAAERYRQWAHTLRAQGIQPMVTLHHFTLPTWVAAAGGWENPATLDAFERFSGKVAELLGADVDWWCTINEPNVQAVFGYMDGVWPPGKQDTVATANVLANFLEAHVRASRQLRIHDTWDADGDGKATLIGLVHHVRVFQAASGSTPDIAIAGLTDDFFNESIANALRTGHLSLFVPGSVSLERDIEGLEGSSDYLGINYYTRDHVRQDTSPSFSHKYVPTGYDTNDLGWELYPEGLYLFLKRYAAIGVPLVVTENGMDDRTGERRPYYLRSHLYAVERAVAEGVPVKGYFHWSLLDNFEWAEGYEPRFGLFRVDRSSAELTRQATPAVETFREAARNLGLTPTP from the coding sequence ATGAGCTCCCGCGCCCTCTTCCTCGGCCTCGCCCTGCTCACGAGTTGCAGCGAGCGCCCCTCCTTCGACCCGGCGACGGTGAACGCCACGCCCATCGGCAAGGGGCTGCCCCGCGACTTCCTGCTCGGCACCTCCACGTCCTCCCATCAAATCGAGGGGGGTAACGAGAACGACTGGGCCGAATGGGAGCGCGGCAGCTTCCCGGACGGCACGCCCCACATCAAGGACCGGAGCGTGTCGGGCCCGGCCTCGGACTCGTGGAACCGCTTCGACGAGGACGTCGCGCTGATGAAGCGCCTGGGCTCCAACGCCTACCGCTTCGGCATCGAGTGGAGCCGCCTGGAGCCCACTCCGGGTGCATGGAATACCGAGGCCGCCGAGCGCTACCGTCAGTGGGCCCACACGCTGCGCGCGCAGGGCATCCAACCCATGGTGACGCTCCACCACTTCACGCTTCCCACCTGGGTGGCCGCGGCGGGCGGCTGGGAGAACCCGGCCACCCTGGACGCCTTCGAGCGCTTCTCGGGGAAGGTGGCCGAGCTGCTCGGCGCCGACGTGGACTGGTGGTGCACCATCAACGAACCCAACGTGCAGGCGGTGTTCGGCTACATGGACGGCGTCTGGCCACCGGGGAAGCAGGACACCGTGGCCACGGCGAACGTGCTGGCCAACTTCCTGGAGGCCCACGTCCGTGCCTCGCGCCAGCTGCGCATCCACGACACGTGGGACGCGGACGGGGACGGCAAGGCCACGCTCATCGGCCTGGTGCACCATGTGCGCGTCTTCCAGGCCGCCAGCGGCTCCACCCCGGACATCGCCATCGCCGGCCTCACGGATGACTTCTTCAACGAGAGCATCGCCAACGCCCTGCGCACCGGCCATCTCTCGCTCTTCGTGCCCGGCTCCGTGTCGCTCGAGCGGGACATCGAGGGCCTGGAAGGATCCAGCGATTACCTCGGCATCAATTACTACACACGGGACCACGTCAGACAGGACACCTCGCCCTCCTTCTCCCACAAGTACGTACCCACGGGGTACGACACCAACGATCTGGGCTGGGAGCTCTACCCGGAGGGCCTCTACCTCTTCCTCAAGAGGTACGCGGCGATCGGGGTGCCACTGGTGGTGACGGAGAACGGAATGGATGACCGGACCGGAGAGCGACGCCCCTACTACCTGCGCAGCCACCTGTACGCGGTGGAGCGGGCGGTGGCCGAGGGGGTGCCGGTGAAGGGCTATTTCCACTGGAGCCTGCTCGACAACTTCGAGTGGGCGGAGGGCTACGAGCCGCGCTTCGGGCTGTTCCGCGTGGACCGGAGCAGCGCGGAGTTGACGCGTCAGGCCACTCCCGCGGTGGAAACCTTCCGGGAGGCCGCGCGTAACCTGGGGTTGACACCCACTCCCTGA
- a CDS encoding PilZ domain-containing protein, which yields MGVIQFIDEFRALHTKARQGKLGETERPAYLAAREQFARALLNAQGLMLDGAEARRHYRVAHQLPVELQMAYGNVWTNTLDISAGGFSVMLPHAVDVKERPSALLYLPDGSTLAGRVRVVSQFQRADKHRASFAFLDLTERECELLEGFLIDFALERVGITAP from the coding sequence ATGGGCGTGATCCAGTTCATCGACGAGTTCCGCGCGCTCCACACGAAGGCGCGGCAGGGGAAGCTGGGTGAGACCGAGCGGCCGGCCTACCTGGCGGCGCGCGAGCAGTTCGCGCGGGCCCTGTTGAACGCCCAGGGCCTGATGTTGGACGGGGCCGAGGCCCGGCGGCACTACCGCGTGGCGCACCAGCTGCCGGTGGAGCTGCAGATGGCCTATGGCAACGTGTGGACGAACACGCTGGACATCTCGGCGGGTGGCTTCTCCGTGATGCTGCCGCACGCGGTGGACGTGAAGGAGCGGCCGAGCGCGCTGCTGTACCTGCCGGACGGCTCGACGCTGGCGGGCCGGGTGCGGGTGGTGTCCCAGTTCCAGAGGGCGGACAAGCACCGCGCCTCGTTCGCCTTCCTGGATCTGACCGAGCGCGAGTGCGAGCTGCTGGAGGGCTTCCTCATCGACTTCGCGCTCGAGCGGGTGGGCATCACCGCTCCGTAA
- a CDS encoding PilZ domain-containing protein has protein sequence MSANLWVEQFRTLHSHARKGSLPEDERRRYMAAREQFARALTAAQGMRLPPGQSARRTFRIAQGLQVDLSFATGPMRTLTLDVSVGGFSVMLHKPPSESEEPGFTLRLPGNLEPVTGRAKLVSSQRKIGTHRVSFAIQGLAEKDAERLETALFDLALERIK, from the coding sequence ATGAGCGCCAATCTGTGGGTAGAGCAATTCCGGACGCTCCATTCGCATGCGCGCAAGGGGTCGCTGCCCGAGGACGAGAGACGGCGCTACATGGCCGCGCGGGAGCAGTTCGCGCGAGCGCTGACGGCGGCCCAGGGCATGCGCCTTCCACCCGGGCAGTCGGCGCGCCGGACGTTCCGCATCGCACAGGGACTGCAGGTGGACCTGAGCTTCGCCACCGGACCGATGCGGACGCTGACGCTGGATGTGTCGGTGGGGGGCTTCTCGGTGATGCTGCACAAGCCGCCCTCCGAGTCGGAGGAGCCGGGCTTCACGCTGCGCCTGCCGGGCAACCTGGAGCCGGTGACGGGCCGCGCGAAGCTGGTGTCCTCGCAGCGCAAGATTGGGACCCACCGCGTCTCGTTCGCCATCCAGGGGCTCGCCGAGAAGGACGCCGAGCGGCTGGAGACGGCGCTGTTCGACCTCGCGCTGGAGCGCATCAAGTAG
- a CDS encoding CheR family methyltransferase → MSGVGPLPLTEREFSLFQTLVEREAGIHLGPSKQALLVGRLSRRVRALGLTSFGAYYRFVCMRGNEAERVRMLDCLCTNETHFFREPGQFEFLRQRVFPEWTRRAAQGLMARRARVWSAGCSTGEEPYSLAMTLLAHFPPGSGWELEVLATDLSTWALERAKQGLWPVERAASIPRPLLRTFMLKGVRSQEGWMKAGAELRAVLRFARVNLNDERGWPEGPFELVFCRNVLIYFGAQARAQVLSSLLRRLQPTGYLFLGHAESLTGGAEPARCVAPNIYCAKSSQPAGGGGPT, encoded by the coding sequence GTGTCCGGCGTGGGTCCGCTCCCGCTGACGGAGCGGGAGTTCTCCCTCTTCCAGACGTTGGTGGAGCGGGAGGCGGGCATCCACCTGGGCCCCTCGAAGCAGGCGCTGCTGGTGGGGCGGTTGTCCCGGAGGGTGCGGGCGCTGGGGCTGACGTCCTTCGGTGCCTACTACCGGTTCGTCTGCATGCGCGGCAACGAGGCGGAGCGGGTGCGGATGTTGGACTGCCTCTGCACCAACGAGACGCACTTCTTCCGCGAGCCCGGGCAGTTCGAGTTCCTGCGGCAGCGCGTCTTCCCGGAGTGGACGCGGCGGGCGGCGCAGGGGCTGATGGCCCGTCGCGCGCGGGTGTGGAGCGCGGGGTGCTCGACGGGTGAGGAGCCCTACTCGCTGGCGATGACGCTGCTCGCGCACTTCCCTCCGGGCTCGGGGTGGGAGTTGGAGGTGCTGGCGACGGACCTGTCCACCTGGGCGCTGGAGCGGGCGAAGCAGGGGCTCTGGCCGGTGGAGCGGGCGGCGAGCATCCCCCGCCCCCTGCTGCGGACCTTCATGCTCAAGGGGGTGCGCAGCCAGGAGGGGTGGATGAAGGCGGGCGCGGAGCTGCGGGCGGTGCTGCGCTTCGCGCGCGTCAACCTGAACGACGAGCGCGGCTGGCCGGAGGGGCCCTTCGAGCTCGTCTTCTGCCGCAACGTGCTCATCTACTTCGGGGCCCAGGCCCGGGCGCAGGTGTTGAGCTCGCTGCTGCGCCGGCTGCAGCCGACGGGCTACCTCTTCCTGGGGCACGCGGAGAGCCTCACCGGCGGCGCCGAGCCCGCTCGCTGCGTGGCTCCCAACATCTATTGCGCGAAGTCCTCGCAGCCCGCGGGGGGCGGCGGCCCTACTTGA
- a CDS encoding chemotaxis protein CheW produces the protein MSPNTNTLSEVTRPAQYLGFSLAGETYAIELLRIREIIEHVPITRVPGMPSSVLGVINLRGRVVPVVDLAVKMGLGPRPITRWTCFVIVEAVMDGERTTLGLLADSVSEVLDLGPDDVEPPPAFGTRTPVDYLRGMGRQEQRFILLLDLDRMLSAEELLGLVGAAAGGGA, from the coding sequence ATGAGCCCGAACACGAATACCCTCTCCGAGGTCACCCGTCCGGCGCAGTACCTGGGTTTCTCCCTGGCCGGCGAGACGTACGCCATCGAGCTGCTGCGCATCCGGGAGATCATCGAGCACGTGCCCATCACGCGGGTGCCGGGGATGCCTTCCTCGGTGCTGGGCGTCATCAACCTGCGCGGCCGGGTGGTGCCCGTGGTGGACCTGGCGGTGAAGATGGGACTGGGTCCTCGTCCCATCACGCGCTGGACGTGCTTCGTCATCGTCGAGGCCGTGATGGACGGCGAGCGCACCACGCTGGGGCTGCTGGCCGACTCGGTGAGCGAGGTGCTCGACCTGGGGCCGGACGACGTCGAGCCGCCGCCCGCCTTCGGCACGCGCACGCCGGTGGACTACCTGCGAGGCATGGGCCGGCAGGAGCAGCGCTTCATCCTCTTGTTGGACCTGGACCGGATGTTGTCCGCGGAGGAGTTGCTGGGACTGGTGGGGGCCGCGGCCGGTGGGGGCGCATGA
- a CDS encoding methyl-accepting chemotaxis protein, giving the protein MFENVSITRKLQLGFGTFVTLLAAVAWGTFVLFQSLVISAANNYRSYEGLLEVRNMGIALSDHEARVHGFALTGDDAFLELVPQRKSEFLESHSTVKALTMDNPHQQEQLQQLLDQYHQKFLPYAERQVALRRDVDAGRASMEQLVAYVRDARGQKLVESMGGLANAIHQEEQIHRDQRSEVARSGVKLVKLMLVGGGVVGPVLAVLLAWLLSRSIVRPLQEAMGLTSKLASGDLTTSIEVRGRDEAARIMDGMREMVQRFGSVLGEVRGAVGSLSGASGQVAAAAQALSQGTSTQAASVEETTTSLEQLSASISQNAETSKQLEAMAMRGAADAEESGLAVNETVEAMAAIAERISIVEEIAYQTNLLALNAAVEAARAGEHGRGFAVVASEVRKLAERSQKAAKEIGSLAGSSVKVAERSGMLLKELVPSIRKTAELVQQVAAVSREQASGVVQMNRAMVQVDQVTQRNASAAEELSSTAEELAAQAESLQQMMTFFRVAEAGRAVQPVHVPRPAATPPPVHSPAQGLKVVAQALPMQMAPTPGHDFKRF; this is encoded by the coding sequence ATGTTCGAAAACGTCAGCATCACTCGGAAGCTGCAGCTCGGGTTCGGCACGTTCGTCACGTTGCTCGCCGCGGTCGCCTGGGGAACCTTCGTTCTCTTCCAGAGTCTGGTGATCTCGGCCGCGAACAACTACCGCTCCTACGAGGGCTTGTTGGAAGTCCGGAACATGGGCATCGCCCTGAGCGATCATGAGGCCCGGGTACACGGCTTCGCGCTCACCGGTGACGATGCCTTCCTCGAGCTCGTGCCTCAACGGAAGTCCGAGTTCCTCGAGAGCCACTCCACGGTGAAGGCGCTGACGATGGACAACCCGCACCAGCAGGAACAGCTGCAACAACTGCTGGACCAGTACCATCAGAAGTTCCTCCCCTACGCCGAGCGCCAGGTGGCGCTGCGCCGGGATGTGGACGCCGGACGTGCGTCCATGGAGCAGCTCGTGGCGTACGTCAGGGACGCCCGGGGACAGAAGCTCGTGGAGTCCATGGGGGGGCTGGCGAACGCCATCCACCAGGAGGAGCAGATCCATCGTGATCAGCGGAGCGAGGTCGCCAGGAGCGGGGTGAAACTGGTGAAGCTCATGTTGGTGGGAGGCGGCGTGGTGGGGCCGGTGCTGGCGGTGCTGCTGGCGTGGCTGTTGTCGCGCAGCATCGTCCGGCCCCTGCAGGAGGCGATGGGGCTCACCAGCAAGCTGGCCTCGGGAGACCTCACCACCAGCATCGAGGTGAGGGGGCGCGACGAGGCGGCGCGGATCATGGATGGGATGAGGGAGATGGTGCAGCGCTTCGGAAGCGTGCTGGGAGAGGTGAGGGGAGCGGTGGGCTCGTTGTCGGGAGCATCGGGGCAGGTGGCGGCGGCGGCGCAGGCGCTGTCACAGGGGACCAGCACGCAGGCGGCGTCGGTGGAGGAGACGACGACGAGCCTGGAGCAGCTGAGCGCGTCCATCAGCCAGAACGCGGAGACGAGCAAGCAGCTGGAGGCGATGGCGATGAGGGGGGCGGCGGACGCGGAGGAGAGTGGGCTGGCGGTGAACGAGACGGTGGAGGCGATGGCGGCGATAGCGGAGCGGATCTCCATCGTGGAGGAGATTGCCTACCAGACGAACCTGCTGGCGTTGAACGCGGCGGTGGAGGCGGCGAGGGCGGGGGAGCACGGGAGGGGATTCGCGGTGGTGGCCTCGGAGGTGAGGAAGCTGGCGGAGAGGAGTCAGAAGGCGGCCAAGGAGATAGGGAGCCTGGCGGGGAGCAGCGTGAAGGTGGCGGAGCGCTCGGGGATGTTGCTCAAGGAGCTGGTGCCGTCGATTCGCAAGACGGCGGAGCTGGTGCAGCAGGTGGCGGCGGTGTCGAGGGAGCAGGCGAGTGGAGTGGTGCAGATGAACCGGGCGATGGTGCAGGTGGACCAGGTGACGCAGCGAAACGCGTCGGCGGCGGAGGAGCTGTCGTCGACGGCGGAGGAGCTGGCGGCGCAGGCCGAGTCGCTGCAGCAGATGATGACGTTCTTCCGAGTGGCGGAGGCGGGGCGGGCGGTGCAGCCGGTACACGTGCCGAGGCCCGCCGCGACGCCCCCTCCCGTGCACTCGCCCGCGCAGGGACTGAAGGTGGTGGCGCAGGCGCTGCCGATGCAGATGGCGCCCACGCCGGGTCACGACTTCAAGCGTTTCTAG